A genome region from Rhodopseudomonas boonkerdii includes the following:
- the hemC gene encoding hydroxymethylbilane synthase has translation MRIGTRKSTMALAQTEEIARRLNVAAPELAVEIVKFDPVGDRDQTSNLLRHGGKGGAFVGEIRDAVRAGELHAAMHSLKDMPGNEDTPGLVIGATLVRDPPTDSLVLRPGLTLEEFTRSHGRGFKIGTNAVRRAAYLRRLFPEVEVIHFRGAADTRVRKLDNGEMQRLPGGGEVGPADALIMARSGLERVGLASRIVRDFSPQEMLPAAGQGIVAVECATNDWVTRRYLSLIDDPAAHLACDAEREVLWVLNGHCNSPIAGYAVINGGEMSLTASVLDETGERFIEVTRMGPADRPRELGRAVGLDLLDKGAAELIELTRPEH, from the coding sequence ATGCGCATCGGCACCCGCAAGAGCACGATGGCGCTCGCGCAGACGGAAGAGATCGCGCGCCGCCTGAATGTGGCCGCGCCCGAACTCGCCGTCGAGATCGTCAAATTTGATCCGGTAGGTGATCGCGATCAGACCAGCAATCTGCTGCGCCATGGTGGCAAGGGGGGCGCCTTTGTCGGCGAAATCCGCGATGCCGTGCGTGCGGGCGAGCTGCACGCTGCAATGCATTCGTTGAAGGACATGCCGGGCAATGAAGACACGCCCGGCCTCGTCATCGGCGCCACGCTCGTGCGCGATCCGCCAACGGATTCGCTTGTGCTGCGTCCTGGATTGACACTCGAGGAATTCACGCGCTCACACGGCAGGGGTTTCAAGATCGGCACCAATGCCGTGCGCCGCGCTGCCTATCTGCGTCGGCTGTTTCCCGAGGTCGAGGTCATCCATTTCCGCGGCGCCGCCGATACGCGCGTGCGAAAACTCGACAATGGCGAAATGCAGCGCCTCCCAGGTGGTGGGGAGGTCGGACCGGCCGATGCCTTGATCATGGCACGCTCGGGGCTTGAACGGGTCGGACTCGCCAGTCGTATCGTGCGCGATTTCTCGCCGCAGGAAATGCTGCCCGCGGCCGGGCAGGGCATCGTCGCTGTTGAATGCGCGACGAATGACTGGGTAACGCGCCGCTATCTGTCACTGATCGACGACCCTGCCGCACACCTTGCCTGCGATGCTGAGCGCGAGGTGCTGTGGGTGCTCAACGGTCACTGCAATTCGCCCATCGCCGGCTATGCGGTGATCAATGGTGGCGAGATGAGCCTGACGGCATCGGTGCTGGACGAGACCGGTGAACGTTTCATCGAAGTGACGCGCATGGGGCCTGCCGATCGTCCGCGCGAACTGGGACGCGCGGTCGGGCTTGATTTGCTGGACAAGGGCGCCGCAGAGTTGATCGAGCTGACGCGGCCGGAGCATTGA